A part of Fimbriiglobus ruber genomic DNA contains:
- a CDS encoding AraC family transcriptional regulator produces MLLVPMHKNNDDLVDPDLVPRPVMALGLTIVAGADGMELVAHHHRKAQLIYMARGVLTCEVSQGLWIVPPQCAVWIPGGTRHSVKGVGAIDVYSLFVEPASAPTLPDACCTVSVSPLLRELLLRCARFPTLYPVKGAESRLVTVLLDELAAAPVEKLHLPMPSDGGLRKIADGMTADPADRATVHEWAERIGVSERTLRRLVPRETGMSFGRWRQQLHIILALQWLSQGASVQSVATDLGYESASSFVLMFRKALGASPARYMTQRLAGAPPTASEA; encoded by the coding sequence ATGCTTCTCGTGCCGATGCACAAAAACAATGACGACCTCGTCGATCCTGACTTGGTACCTCGGCCGGTGATGGCATTGGGCCTAACCATCGTGGCCGGTGCCGACGGGATGGAGTTGGTCGCCCACCACCACCGCAAGGCCCAGCTGATCTACATGGCGCGTGGCGTGTTGACGTGCGAGGTGTCGCAGGGTTTGTGGATCGTCCCGCCGCAGTGCGCCGTCTGGATCCCCGGCGGCACACGGCACAGCGTCAAAGGTGTCGGGGCCATCGATGTCTACAGCCTGTTTGTGGAACCGGCCTCCGCCCCGACCTTGCCGGACGCCTGCTGCACCGTTTCCGTCTCGCCCCTTCTGCGCGAACTCCTCCTTCGATGTGCCAGGTTTCCCACCCTGTACCCCGTCAAAGGAGCGGAATCGCGTCTCGTGACGGTGTTGCTCGATGAACTTGCCGCCGCGCCAGTGGAAAAGCTGCATCTCCCGATGCCTTCGGATGGCGGCCTGCGGAAGATTGCAGACGGGATGACAGCCGACCCGGCCGACCGCGCGACGGTGCATGAGTGGGCGGAGCGCATCGGGGTCAGCGAGCGGACCCTCCGCCGGCTCGTGCCTCGGGAGACCGGCATGAGTTTCGGCCGCTGGCGGCAGCAGCTTCATATCATCTTGGCCCTGCAATGGCTCTCCCAGGGAGCATCCGTTCAATCGGTTGCGACCGACCTGGGTTATGAAAGCGCGAGCAGTTTCGTACTCATGTTCCGCAAAGCATTGGGCGCCTCCCCCGCTCGGTACATGACCCAGAGGCTCGCGGGAGCGCCGCCCACTGCTTCGGAGGCGTAA
- a CDS encoding sulfatase-like hydrolase/transferase: MRAIVCSALLLVAVVGTGRAADPLPVRPNVLFLFADDMRADSIAALGNPVVKTPNLDALVNRGFAMRNAYCFGGNSPAVCSPSRNMLLSGNAYFRWRDYTPPGAPPARKGALSPGAGPNFPLSMKDAGYLTYHHGKNGNTAPLIQAKFEVNKYLKNDDAERQSGEPGREIVNDAIAFLKEKQGKADARPVFMYLAFGNPHDPRVAAKTYMDQYDPAKLPLPKNYLPLHPFDNGELVVRDEQLLPWPRTQADVRRTHHEYYATITGLDHHIGRLIQSLKDLGQLDNTLILFSADQGIAIGSHGLLGKQNLYDHSMKCPLVFAGPGIPHGRSDALVYLFDIYPTVCDLVGAKVPAAVDGKSFRPVLEGRAKAARQELLLAYLGKQRAVRDERWKLIRYPAVNVTQLFDLQTDPDETKNLAEKPDQADRVAGLLKRMAALQTHFGDDLPLTVKSPRPGTPVTAEQLRKAANPGK, encoded by the coding sequence ATGCGCGCCATCGTCTGTTCCGCTCTCCTCCTAGTTGCCGTGGTCGGAACCGGCCGCGCCGCCGACCCGCTCCCGGTCCGGCCGAATGTGTTGTTCCTCTTCGCCGACGACATGCGGGCGGACTCGATCGCCGCCCTTGGCAACCCGGTGGTCAAGACGCCGAACCTGGACGCCCTCGTGAACCGCGGGTTCGCGATGCGGAACGCCTATTGTTTCGGCGGTAACTCGCCCGCGGTCTGTTCCCCCAGCCGGAATATGCTCCTCAGTGGGAATGCCTATTTCCGGTGGCGGGATTACACCCCACCGGGTGCGCCGCCCGCGCGGAAAGGTGCGCTGTCGCCGGGGGCCGGGCCGAACTTCCCGCTCAGTATGAAGGACGCCGGATATCTGACGTACCATCACGGCAAAAACGGCAACACCGCCCCGCTGATTCAGGCGAAGTTCGAGGTCAACAAGTATCTGAAAAACGACGACGCGGAACGGCAGAGCGGCGAGCCCGGGCGGGAAATCGTCAACGACGCGATCGCGTTCCTCAAAGAGAAGCAGGGGAAAGCGGACGCCCGGCCGGTGTTCATGTACCTCGCCTTCGGCAACCCGCACGACCCGCGGGTGGCGGCCAAGACATACATGGACCAGTACGACCCGGCCAAACTGCCGCTGCCGAAGAATTACCTGCCGCTCCACCCGTTCGACAACGGCGAGCTGGTCGTCCGCGACGAACAACTCCTCCCCTGGCCGCGGACCCAGGCGGATGTCCGCCGGACGCACCACGAATACTACGCGACGATCACCGGCCTCGACCACCACATCGGCCGGCTGATCCAGTCCCTGAAAGACCTGGGTCAGCTAGACAACACGCTGATTCTGTTCTCCGCCGACCAGGGCATCGCGATCGGCAGCCACGGCCTGCTCGGCAAGCAGAACCTGTACGACCACAGCATGAAGTGTCCGCTCGTGTTCGCCGGCCCCGGCATCCCGCACGGGCGGAGTGACGCCCTCGTTTACCTGTTCGACATTTACCCGACCGTGTGCGACCTGGTCGGCGCGAAGGTGCCGGCGGCCGTCGACGGGAAAAGCTTCCGCCCCGTGCTGGAAGGCCGCGCGAAGGCGGCCCGGCAGGAACTGCTCCTCGCGTACCTCGGCAAACAGCGGGCGGTCCGCGACGAGCGATGGAAACTGATCCGCTACCCGGCCGTGAACGTCACCCAACTCTTCGACCTGCAAACCGATCCGGACGAGACCAAGAATCTGGCTGAAAAGCCCGATCAGGCGGACCGCGTGGCGGGGCTGTTGAAGCGAATGGCGGCTCTCCAAACGCACTTCGGCGACGACCTGCCGCTCACGGTCAAGAGCCCGCGGCCGGGTACGCCCGTGACCGCCGAGCAACTCCGAAAGGCCGCGAATCCCGGTAAGTAG
- a CDS encoding DUF3379 family protein, producing MNCETARSLLAFRRPGGPAELAPEDAAALARHCAACPACAALASRDAAFDTAVASAMKAVPVPVGLRDRLVASARTGQAARLRRTVGFRLAFAASVMATGALGYGGYLKFFLPAPDATEFVKNNENAMDAPENEVALWLSSQSLPPHLPLDFDYRLFRDRGTEPFQGRDVPVVRFDAPAANGRQDWVKVYILRDTQFNLRNLKSLQTAEGSLCFAQVDRDPAHPGVAYVYVFTTPTLKPFLKATTHHLARAASDRVSPDAICRG from the coding sequence ATGAACTGTGAAACCGCGCGATCGTTGCTCGCGTTCCGCCGCCCCGGCGGTCCGGCCGAACTCGCGCCCGAAGACGCCGCCGCCCTCGCCCGCCACTGTGCCGCGTGCCCCGCTTGCGCCGCCTTGGCCAGTCGCGACGCGGCCTTCGACACCGCCGTCGCGTCCGCGATGAAAGCGGTCCCTGTCCCGGTCGGCCTCCGCGACCGCTTAGTTGCGTCCGCGCGCACTGGGCAGGCCGCCCGTCTGCGCCGGACGGTCGGCTTCAGACTCGCTTTTGCGGCTTCCGTCATGGCGACGGGTGCGCTCGGCTACGGCGGCTACCTGAAGTTCTTCCTGCCGGCCCCTGACGCCACAGAATTTGTGAAGAATAACGAAAACGCGATGGACGCACCCGAGAACGAGGTCGCCCTGTGGCTCTCGTCGCAATCGCTCCCACCGCACCTGCCGTTGGATTTCGACTACCGCTTGTTCCGCGACCGGGGGACCGAACCGTTCCAGGGCCGCGACGTGCCCGTCGTCCGGTTCGACGCCCCGGCCGCCAACGGCCGGCAGGACTGGGTCAAGGTCTACATCCTGCGTGACACGCAGTTCAACTTACGCAACCTGAAGTCGCTTCAGACGGCCGAGGGGAGCCTCTGCTTCGCCCAGGTCGATCGCGACCCGGCTCACCCAGGTGTCGCGTATGTTTACGTGTTCACGACCCCGACGTTGAAGCCGTTTTTAAAGGCCACCACCCACCATTTAGCGCGAGCCGCATCGGACCGCGTGTCTCCCGACGCTATTTGCCGCGGCTAG
- a CDS encoding RNA polymerase sigma factor translates to MARAETGARHLIDAHYESLYRYAYRLTGTVADAEDLTQEAFAKAIARLSQLRDRDRAKGWLFQILRNVYLHRVRDQRRHRFVSLDAIGDVPEDSSAPAESEVDPAKLQEALNDLDESFRTPLILFYFEDFSYRDIADQMDLPIGTVMSRLARAKAFLRTRLAPRPDPTTNSPDDAPRRATHEL, encoded by the coding sequence ATGGCGCGAGCCGAGACCGGCGCCCGACACCTCATCGACGCCCACTACGAATCGCTCTACCGGTACGCTTACCGCTTAACCGGGACGGTGGCCGATGCCGAAGATTTGACGCAGGAAGCGTTCGCGAAAGCCATCGCGCGGTTGTCCCAGCTTCGCGACCGGGACCGTGCTAAAGGATGGTTGTTCCAGATTTTGCGGAACGTGTACCTGCACCGCGTTCGCGACCAGCGGCGCCACCGGTTCGTGTCCCTGGACGCGATCGGCGATGTGCCCGAGGATAGTTCCGCGCCCGCCGAGTCCGAGGTGGACCCGGCGAAACTTCAGGAAGCGTTGAATGACCTCGACGAGTCATTCCGCACGCCATTGATCTTGTTTTATTTCGAGGATTTCAGTTATCGCGACATCGCGGACCAGATGGACCTGCCCATCGGAACCGTGATGTCCCGGTTGGCCCGGGCGAAGGCGTTCCTGCGAACCCGCCTCGCCCCGCGGCCGGACCCGACGACGAACTCCCCGGACGACGCCCCCCGGAGGGCCACCCATGAACTGTGA